The Daphnia pulex isolate KAP4 chromosome 3, ASM2113471v1 genome includes a region encoding these proteins:
- the LOC124190792 gene encoding 40S ribosomal protein S11-like isoform X1 has translation MADQGERSFQRQPTIFLNRKNATNKKNKIERYTRAVGLGFKTPREAIEGTYIDKKCPFTGDVSIRGRILTGVVQKMKMQRTIVIRRDYLHYIKKYNRFEKRHRNMSVHCSPCFRDVALNDVVTIGECRPLAKTVRFNVLKVNKAAGAKKSFKKF, from the exons ATGGCGGATCAG GGAGAACGTTCGTTTCAGCGTCAGCCTACCATTTTCCTTAACCGGAAAAATGCTactaacaaaaagaataagattGAACGCTATACCAGAGCAGTTGGTTTGGGGTTCAAGACTCCCAGAGAG GCTATTGAGGGTACCTACATTGACAAGAAGTGCCCATTCACTGGTGATGTTTCCATTCGTGGTCGAATTCTTACTGGTGTTGTCCAGAAGATGAAGATGCAGAGGACTATCGTCATCCGCCGTGATTACCTTCACTATATCAAGAAGTACAACCGTTTTGAGAAGAGACATCGTAACATGTCGGTCCACTGTTCTCCCTGCTTCAg GGACGTTGCTCTCAATGACGTTGTTACCATTGGCGAGTGCCGGCCGTTGGCAAAGACAGTTCGTTTCAACGTTCTGAAGGTCAACAAAGCTGCTGGAGCTAAGAAATCCTTTAAGAAGTTTTAG
- the LOC124190792 gene encoding 40S ribosomal protein S11-like isoform X3, whose amino-acid sequence MADQGERSFQRQPTIFLNRKNATNKKNKIERYTRAVGLGFKTPRENEKSFQKQPTVFLNKKSGKKQKNLRYHRNVGLGFKTPREAIEGTYIDKKCPFTGDVSIRGRILTGVVQKMKMQRTIVIRRDYLHYIKKYNRFEKRHRNMSVHCSPCFRDVALNDVVTIGECRPLAKTVRFNVLKVNKAAGAKKSFKKF is encoded by the exons ATGGCGGATCAG GGAGAACGTTCGTTTCAGCGTCAGCCTACCATTTTCCTTAACCGGAAAAATGCTactaacaaaaagaataagattGAACGCTATACCAGAGCAGTTGGTTTGGGGTTCAAGACTCCCAGAGAG AACGAGAAGTCCTTCCAGAAGCAACCCACTGTCTTCTTGAACAAGAAGAGTGgtaagaaacagaaaaatctgAGGTACCATAGGAATGTTGGTCTTGGATTCAAAACTCCCCGTGAG GCTATTGAGGGTACCTACATTGACAAGAAGTGCCCATTCACTGGTGATGTTTCCATTCGTGGTCGAATTCTTACTGGTGTTGTCCAGAAGATGAAGATGCAGAGGACTATCGTCATCCGCCGTGATTACCTTCACTATATCAAGAAGTACAACCGTTTTGAGAAGAGACATCGTAACATGTCGGTCCACTGTTCTCCCTGCTTCAg GGACGTTGCTCTCAATGACGTTGTTACCATTGGCGAGTGCCGGCCGTTGGCAAAGACAGTTCGTTTCAACGTTCTGAAGGTCAACAAAGCTGCTGGAGCTAAGAAATCCTTTAAGAAGTTTTAG
- the LOC124190786 gene encoding A disintegrin and metalloproteinase with thrombospondin motifs adt-2-like yields the protein MKWILFLCAIGLASAGVLTKPSKLLRTLHTLMNVDELGRTFGVDNSSQVDEYEVVYIRRHRSFVPEDPLQRNASPKTKRSGPRENHAHYSFAANGKNYNLKVRPNNFLMAPNMKTVVRSSGEQDKEFVEEHPRGDECHFLHYDNGLVAALSHCTDDDIHGYMIDGGKPMEIKPIPSRLRQMLHSPPETDNEIIMIGAHIIRAVDPFPHLKAHQESCDVDVSTRMKPILAKEPVVAEPSSLEKRKAKSEKGKKPSGKSVGGSSKNALEKPSASGRAAAPNKVIELGIFIDQAALGLFMPYLGEKEYVKLRELVLAFVNAMQAMYHLPSLGQKVDLSIVYMEFHAKAPATLINSGDRGKLLDSFCAFQTKLNKPSDSDNEHWDMALLLSGLDFYAIEGGKNNYVTMGLSTVTGVCTDIYNCVIGEFGVTNQQGQPYPSTGFTSVYVMAHEIGHNLGMSHDSSGNTCPTEGFIMSPSRGVVGEATWSTCSASTLAKVTETCMNDLPSGNFPDYNHNKYGNRPGQLWSADEQCRILLRDKAAVAFFATNADIAASCNSLKCKTPNRDGFFTSGPALPGTVCGSSLWCDGGSCVPSGRSNVIVTVQGGWSDWKNKPCSSGCLTKSKGAVVSERECNNPAPSDVLHRCEGASLKAAVCDDDQICTGKTRVAPAEYAGQQCAKFSQHVPFIDAKGAGMQAAYSEKRPWQSCAIFCKRSDREGFYTPRLDLNSLTDVSAYFPDGTWCGNDGQKDLYCLQRSCVSGEGLIRSTGEKSSTDLDMANNAPMTGVVSHKIPAALEEYLMLDKNGKPMKEEIDAETLKAAEKSGKSNSGYEDQDFITLKPPK from the exons ATGAAGTGGATTCTGTTCTTGTGCGCCATCGGCTTGGCATCAGCTGGAGTGCTCACAAAGCCCTCAAAG TTGTTGCGCACTTTGCACACGTTGATGAATGTCGACGAGTTGGGACGGACATTCGGCGTGGACAATTCGTCACAAGTCGATGAGTACGAGGTCGTCTACATCCGCCGCCATAGAAGTTTCGTGCCCGAAGATCCTCTTCAACGAAACGCCAGTCCCAAAACGAAGCGGAGTGGCCCTCGTGAAAATCACGCCCATTATTCGTTCGCTGCCAACGGAAA GAACTACAACCTCAAAGTGCGTCCGAATAACTTTCTCATGGCGCCGAACATGAAGACGGTGGTGAGGAGCAGCGGAGAGCAGGACAAAGAATTTGTGGAGGAACATCCTCGAGGTGACGAGTGCCACTTTCTCCACTACGACAACGGATTAGTTGCAGCTCTGAGTCACTGCACAGACGACGATATC CACGGTTACATGATTGATGGAGGTAAACCGATGGAAATTAAGCCAATCCCTTCGCGACTCCGCCAAATGCTCCACTCTCCACCTGAAACAGACAACGAAATAATTATGATCGGTGCTCACATCATTCGTGCTGTTGATCCTTTCCCACATCTTAAAGCTCATCAAGAGAGCTGCGATG TTGATGTGTCTACTCGAATGAAACCAATACTCGCTAAGGAACCAGTTGTG GCGGAACCTTCGTCACTAGAAAAGCGAAAGGCTAAAtcagaaaagggaaagaagcCATCCGGAAAATCAGTTGGTGGTTCAAGCAAGAACGCTCTTGAAAAACCATCAGCGAGTGGTAGGGCTGCTGCCCCGAATAAAGTCATCGAGTTGGGAATTTTTATCGATCAAGCGGCACTAGGTCTGTTCATGCCGTACTTGGGAGAAAAGGAATACGTCAAACTTCGTGAGCTGGTTCTTGCCTTCGTCAATGCG ATGCAAGCGATGTACCATCTGCCTAGTCTGGGCCAAAAAGTCGACTTGTCCATCGTCTACATGGAATTCCACGCCAAGGCACCGGCCACTTTGATCAACAGCGGAGATCGAGGAAAACTGCTCGATTCTTTCTGCGCTTTTCAGACGAAATTGAACAAACCCTCCGACAGCGATAACGAGCATTGGGATATGGCCCTTCTTCTATCTGGTCTTGATTTTTACGCAATTGAGGGCggcaaaaataattatgtcaCAATGg gtTTGTCAACTGTCACTGGCGTTTGCACTGACATTTACAATTGCGTCATCGGAGAGTTTGGCGTCACGAACCAACAGGGTCAACCGTATCCATCCACCGGATTCACTTCAGTATACGTAATGGCTCACGAGATTGGTCACAA tTTGGGTATGAGCCACGACAGCTCTGGAAACACTTGCCCTACAGAAG GTTTTATCATGAGTCCATCTCGCGGTGTAGTAGGGGAAGCTACCTGGTCTACCTGCAGTGCCTCAACACTTGCCAAAGTCAC TGAAACTTGCATGAACGATCTTCCTTCCGGCAACTTCCCCGACTATAACCACAACAAATACGGAAATAGACCCGGCCAGTTGTGGTCGGCCGATGAGCAATGCCGAATTCTTTTACGTGACAAGGCTGCTGTTGCTTTCTTCGCCACAAACGCCGACATTGCc GCGTCTTGCAACTCACTGAAATGTAAAACACCAAATCGCGATGGTTTCTTTACTTCTGGTCCAGCTCTCCCCGGAACGGTTTGCGGTAGTTCACTG TGGTGCGACGGAGGAAGCTGCGTTCCGTCCGGCCGCTCTAACGTAATAGTAACAGTTCAAGGAGGATGGTCAGACTGGAAAAACAAACCTTGCAGCTCCGGTTGTCTCACGAAATCCAAAG GAGCGGTCGTCAGTGAAAGGGAGTGCAATAATCCAGCACCGAGTGACGTGTTGCATCGCTGCGAAGGCGCCAGTCTCAAGGCGGCCGTTTGCGACGACGATCAAATTTGCACCGGGAAAACACGCGTCGCTCCGGCCGAATATGCTGGCCAGCAATGCGCCAAATTCAGCCAACATGTGCCATTCATAGATGCTAAAGGCGCTGGCATGCAAGCGGCCTACTCtgaaa AACGGCCATGGCAATCGTGCGCCATTTTCTGCAAGCGGAGCGATCGGGAAGGATTTTACACCCCCCGACTGGATTTAAACAGTTTGACCGACGTCTCTGCTTATTTCCCTGACGGAACTTGGTGTGGCAACGACGGCCAGAAGGATCTGTATTGCCTCCAACGATCCTGCGTTTCTGGCGAAGGATTGATCCGCAGCACCGGAGAGAAAAGCAGCACGGACCTGGACATGGCCAACAACGCTCCGATGACGGGTGTGGTCA
- the LOC124190789 gene encoding matrix metalloproteinase-9-like, protein MNVLFSLKSFLVVITIAVCWASPMPRTRNAETKADCPSIAIPCWTLGGKCYCFSTDTTFPNRVNWNSANTYCRGEGMTLVSFDTQQEDQIIFDHIKGVSNPELNNDYYWTSGRYSQEGNNRWEWATTEPYEPMTYTNWYPGYPNNSQPGSSAYVNYNFERGFWFNVNNPSSTYILFICESNGSTGTTTIKTTTSTEASTDAPTDAPTDAPTDTPTDAPTDSPTDAPTDAPTDAPTDAPTDAPTDAPTDAPTDSPTDAPTDAPTDVLSYRRYRIRSRPVTTA, encoded by the exons ATGaacgttttattttctctcaagTCATTCTTGGTGGTTATCACCATTGCAGTCTGCTGGGCCAGCCCAATGCCCAGAACGAGAAATGCTGAAACAAAAG cCGATTGCCCCAGTATTGCCATTCCCTGTTGGACACTGGGAGGGAAATGTTACTGCTTCTCCACCGATACC ACTTTTCCGAACCGAGTTAACTGGAACAGTGCAAATACATACTGCAGAGGAGAGGGCATGACACTTGTCAGTTTTGATACTCAACAAGAGGACCAGATCATCTTCGATCACATAAAAGGAGTCAGTAATCCAG AACTGAATAACGACTATTACTGGACTTCTGGAAGATATTCACAAGAAGGTAATAACAGGTGGGAGTGGGCCACTACGGAACCCTACGAGCCAATGACTTACACCAACTGGTACCCGGGGTATCCAAATAACAGCCAACCTGGAAGTTCTGCCTACGTGAATTACAACTTCGAAAGGGGATTTTGGTTCAATGTAAACAACCCATCTTCCACCTATATTCTATTTATATGCGAATCAAATGGTAGCACGGGAACCACTACAATCAAGACTACGACTAGCACGGAAGCCTCAACAGACGCCCCTACCGACGCTCCTACGGACGCTCCTACCGACACCCCAACAGACGCCCCGACGGATTCCCCAACCGACGCCCCTACAGACGCCCCAACAGACGCTCCTACGGACGCCCCAACCGACGCCCCTACAGACGCCCCAACAGACGCCCCGACGGATTCCCCAACCGACGCTCCTACCGACGCCCCTACGGACGTCCTCAGCTACAGACGCTATAGAATACGCAGTCGCCCGGTAACAACGGCATAG
- the LOC124190792 gene encoding 40S ribosomal protein S11-like isoform X2, which yields MADQNEKSFQKQPTVFLNKKSGKKQKNLRYHRNVGLGFKTPREAIEGTYIDKKCPFTGDVSIRGRILTGVVQKMKMQRTIVIRRDYLHYIKKYNRFEKRHRNMSVHCSPCFRDVALNDVVTIGECRPLAKTVRFNVLKVNKAAGAKKSFKKF from the exons ATGGCGGATCAG AACGAGAAGTCCTTCCAGAAGCAACCCACTGTCTTCTTGAACAAGAAGAGTGgtaagaaacagaaaaatctgAGGTACCATAGGAATGTTGGTCTTGGATTCAAAACTCCCCGTGAG GCTATTGAGGGTACCTACATTGACAAGAAGTGCCCATTCACTGGTGATGTTTCCATTCGTGGTCGAATTCTTACTGGTGTTGTCCAGAAGATGAAGATGCAGAGGACTATCGTCATCCGCCGTGATTACCTTCACTATATCAAGAAGTACAACCGTTTTGAGAAGAGACATCGTAACATGTCGGTCCACTGTTCTCCCTGCTTCAg GGACGTTGCTCTCAATGACGTTGTTACCATTGGCGAGTGCCGGCCGTTGGCAAAGACAGTTCGTTTCAACGTTCTGAAGGTCAACAAAGCTGCTGGAGCTAAGAAATCCTTTAAGAAGTTTTAG
- the LOC124190810 gene encoding uncharacterized protein LOC124190810: MVSLFGRSIVATRSECLLFRPDQRGVRSQLMAKQTHRFQGNRCRYQHICHEKYNAKIFEYSHQGTLKFLCLCDESDLNVTSMAFFFSLLSFTFRCSFTGFLSFLKL, from the exons ATG gtgTCCTTGTTTGGTCGAAGTATAGTGGCAACAAGGTCCGAATGTCTCCTCTTCCGGCCTGATCAAAGAGGAGTCAGGAGTCAGCTGATGGCGAAACAGAC tcatcGCTTCCAG GGAAACCGCTGCCGTTATCAACACATCTGTCACGAAAAATACAACGCTAAAATATTCGAGTACTCGCACCAAGGAACGCTAAAATTCCTCTGCTTGTGTGATGAGTCTGATCTGAATGTTACATCCATGGCATTCTTTTTCAGCCTATTGTCTTTCACGTTTCGTTGCAGTTTTACGGGATTTTTAAGCTTTTTGAAACTATAG
- the LOC124190791 gene encoding uncharacterized protein LOC124190791 — MKQIRFIIFYCSTLLVATVVTALIPKSRPGSLLGPMAETIIPGAPMDDSDPFLANTFDSGSDYRPLDFGYLPGTTRYMGNRIKGSGYTSLHGLNYESVGYRDDYYTNEAYPQLVGQGQVRVNGQDAELTCQFPPTYDIVSNIVWEKLERNGVDSWALDRQDPRFSIRQQSAVGSRLVIGEYAARDEGVYRCIATRRDNTHFRQTRTVYQDIPFVLVK, encoded by the exons ATGAAGCAAATCCGGTTCATCATCTTCTACTGCTCAACGCTATTAGTGGCCACCGTCGTCACGGCCCTGATTCCTAAAAGTCGGCCGGGATCGCTGCTGGGGCCGATGGCCGAGACGATCATTCCGGGAGCTCCGATGGACGATTCAGATCCATTCCTGGCCAACACTTTTGACAGCGGGTCGGATTATCGCCCACTTGATTTCGGTTACCTGCCCGGAACCACGCGCTACATGGGTAACCGGATCAAGGGCAGTGGCTACACGTCATTGCACGGCCTCAACTACGAAAGTGTCGGCTACCGCGATGATTACTACACCAACGAGGCCTACCCGCAGTTGGTGGGTCAGGGACAAGTTCGAGTCAACGGCCAGGACGCCGAACTCACCTGCCAGTTTCCTCCCACCTACGACATCGTCTCG AATATCGTGTGGGAAAAACTGGAGCGGAACGGAGTGGACAGTTGGGCGCTGGATCGGCAGGACCCAAGGTTTTCCATCCGCCAACAATCGGCAGTGGGTTCCCGGCTGGTCATTGGAGAATATGCGGCCCGCGATGAAGGAGTCTACCGCTGCATAGCCACCCGTCGTGACAACACCCACTTCCGCCAGACCAGGACCGTTTACCAGGATATTCCATTCGTCCttgtcaaataa
- the LOC124190809 gene encoding uncharacterized protein LOC124190809: protein MTFSTMFLLNLFDLLSAAPHHRLHTRRHEKVIRSHFERKNNGRDFHEGHSASFWDWRSVEEDLRARNFDAGGCRRPRTHRLVTNCPRRMSVPTRRHSSTCAKCATTNTEKFEASVNHHKRNKKFNLCLCCS from the exons ATGACATTCTCGACGATGTTCCTCCTCAATCTCTTTGACCTGCTCTCCGCTGCTCCTCACCACCGTCTTCATACGCGGCGCCATGAGAAAGTTATTCGGTCGCACTTTGAG CGAAAGAATAATGGGCGTGATTTTCACGAGGGCCACTCCGCTTCGTTTTGGGACTGGCGTTCTGTTGAAGAGGATCTTCGGGCACGAAACTTCGATGCCGGCGGATGTAGACGACCTCGTACTCATCGACTTGTGACGAATTGTCCACGCCGAATGTCCGTCCCAACTCGTCGACATTCATCAACGTGTGCAAAGTGCGCAACAACTAATACAGAAAA GTTTGAGGCCTCAGTCAACCATCACAAACGGaacaagaaatttaatttgtgcTTGTGCTGTTCTTGA
- the LOC124190808 gene encoding A disintegrin and metalloproteinase with thrombospondin motifs 18-like: MLRSIPENDNSIVGAHILRSVDPYERLRAHQVELQKLRSQMKPDIPQETMPMEVNLIDKQIAIGDKSKTISDAKGNSRNDNKDRTAPNKIIELGIFVDYMAVGLFMPYLGVKEYGKLRELILTFVNAMQALYHLPSLGQRIDFTIVYMEFHEKAPIHLISSGDRGKLLDSFCSFQTKLNKPSDSDAEHWDMALLLSGLDFYAVEGGKNNYVTMGLSTVTGVCTNIYNCVIGEFGVTNQQGQPYPSTGFTSVYVMAHEIGHNLGMSHDSSGNNCTTEGFIMSPSRGVVGEATWSTCSAAALAKVTETCMNDLPTANYPDYNDDKYGDRPGQSWPADEQCRLLLRDPAAFAYFATSADIAASCNSLKCKTPNRDGFFTSGPALPGTDCGSSMWCDGAICVPK, from the exons ATGCTCCGTTCGATTCCTGAAAACGACAACTCGATTGTTGGGGCCCACATTCTCCGTTCCGTCGATCCATACGAACGCCTAAGAGCTCACCAGGTTGAACTCCAAA AGCTTCGTTCTCAAATGAAACCAGACATTCCTCAAGAAACAATGCCG ATGGAAGTTAATCTGATTGATAAACAGATCGCCATTGGCGACAAATCTAAAACCATCTCCGATGCAAAGGGAAATTCCAGGAATGACAACAAGGACAGAACTGCGCCGAACAAAATCATCGAACTAGGAATCTTTGTTGATTACATGGCAGTGGGTCTGTTTATGCCGTATTTAGGAGTCAAAGAATATGGGAAACTTCGTGAACTGATTCTTACCTTTGTCAATGCG ATGCAAGCGCTGTACCATCTGCCTAGTCTGGGCCAACGAATCGACTTCACAATCGTCTACATGGAATTTCACGAAAAGGCACCAATTCATTTGATCAGCAGTGGAGATCGAGGAAAACTTCTCGATTCCTTCTGCTCTTTTCAGACGAAATTAAACAAACCGTCCGACAGCGATGCCGAACATTGGGATATGGCACTTCTTTTATCTGGTCTTGATTTCTATGCAGTTGAGGGCGGCAAAAATAATTACGTCACAATGG gtTTGTCCACTGTCACTGGCGTTTGCACTAACATTTACAACTGTGTCATCGGAGAGTTCGGTGTCACGAATCAGCAGGGCCAACCGTATCCTTCCACCGGATTCACTTCGGTTTACGTAATGGCACATGAAATTGGCCACAA tTTGGGTATGAGCCACGACAGCTCTGGAAACAACTGCACTACAGAAG GATTTATCATGAGTCCATCTCGCGGTGTAGTAGGAGAGGCTACCTGGTCTACCTGCAGTGCAGCAGCACTTGCCAAAGTCAC GGAAACTTGCATGAACGATCTGCCTACTGCCAACTACCCCGATTATAACGACGACAAATACGGAGATAGACCCGGCCAGTCGTGGCCGGCCGATGAGCAATGTCGCCTACTCTTGCGGGATCCAGCCGCTTTTGCTTACTTCGCCACTAGCGCCGATATTGCC GCGTCTTGCAACTCGCTGAAATGTAAAACACCAAACCGCGATGGCTTCTTTACTTCTGGTCCAGCTCTCCCCGGAACCGATTGCGGTAGTTCAATG tgGTGTGATGGAGCAATTTGCGTtccgaaatga